A part of Aegilops tauschii subsp. strangulata cultivar AL8/78 chromosome 2, Aet v6.0, whole genome shotgun sequence genomic DNA contains:
- the LOC109742579 gene encoding probably inactive leucine-rich repeat receptor-like protein kinase IMK2 — protein sequence MPLRPGSNRAAALLLVLHCCCAPLLFPPPAAAAHGHHPAGDGVVISEADRQGLQAIKGDLSDPRGFLRSWNATGLGGACSGAWTGIKCVNGNVVAITLPWRGLAGTLSARGLGQLTQLRRLSLHDNAIAGAVPSSLGFLPDLRGLYLFNNRFSGAVPPEIGRCLALQSFDASSNLLTGVLPASIANSTKLIRLNLSRNAISGEVPAEVVGSSSLLFLDLSYNKLSGRIPDSFGGGSKAPSSSSRKEAVTGSYQLVFLGLAHNSLDGPVPESLAGLSKLQELDLAGNNLNGSIPAQLGSLHDLKALDLSGNALAGEIPESLGNLTATLKFFNVSYNNLSGAVPASLAQKFGPTSFAGNILLCGYSASSPPCPVSPSPAPASTSQGATGRHGLRKFSTKELALIIAGIVIGVLILLSLCCLLLCLLTRKKKSSTGTGARSGKQASSKDAAGAGAAAAAAGRGEKPGASEAESGGDVGGKLVHFDGPLAFTADDLLCATAEIMGKSTYGTVYKATLEDGSLVAVKRLREKITKGQKEFEAEAAALGKVRHPNLLSLRAYYLGPKGEKLLVFDYIPKGSLSAFLHARAPNTPVDWATRMAIAKGTARGLAYLHDDMNILHGNLTGSNVLLDDDSSPKIADIGLSRLMTAAANSSVLAAAGALGYRAPELSKLKKASGKTDVYSLGVIILELLTGKSPADTTNGMDLPQWVGSIVKEEWTNEVFDLELMRDTAAGPEGDELMDTLKLGLQCVEASPSARPEAREVLRQLEEIRPGPEGGAGAGPSEEGHVGSASNE from the exons ATGCCGCTGCGGCCAGGCAGTAACCGCGCGGCCGCCCTGCTGCTCGTCCTGCACTGCTGCTGCGCCCCGCTCCTCTTCCCTCcgccggcggccgccgcccacgGGCATCATCCGGCAGGGGACGGCGTCGTGATCAGCGAGGCGGACCGGCAGGGCCTGCAGGCCATCAAGGGGGACCTCTCGGACCCCCGCGGCTTCCTCCGCTCCTGGAACGCCACCGGCCTCGGCGGCGCCTGCTCTGGCGCCTGGACGGGGATCAAGTGCGTCAACGGCAACGTCGTCGCCATCACGCTCCCCTGGCGCGGCCTCGCCGGCACCCTCTCCGCGCGCGGGCTCGGCCAGCTCACCCAGCTCCGCCGCCTCAGCCTCCACGACAACGCCATCGCCGGGGCCGTCCCCAGCTCGCTCGGCTTCCTCCCCGACCTCCGCGGCCTCTACCTCTTCAACAACCGCTTCTCCGGCGCCGTCCCGCCCGAGATCGGCCGCTGCCTCGCGCTGCAGTCGTTCGACGCTAGCAGTAATCTCCTCACCGGCGTCCTCCCGGCCTCGATTGCCAACTCCACCAAGCTCATCCGTCTCAACCTCAGCCGCAACGCCATCTCCGGCGAGGTCCCCGCGGAGGTCGTCGGCTCCTCGTCGCTCCTCTTCCTCGACCTCTCGTACAACAAGCTCTCCGGCCGCATCCCCGACTCTTTCGGGGGCGGATCCAAGGCGCCGTCCTCGTCCTCGCGGAAAGAAGCCGTCACTGGGAGCTACCAGCTCGTCTTTCTCGGCCTCGCGCACAACTCGCTCGACGGGCCGGTGCCGGAGTCGCTTGCCGGGCTCAGCAAGCTGCAGGAGCTTGACCTGGCCGGCAACAACCTCAACGGCTCCATCCCCGCCCAGCTGGGCTCGCTTCACGACCTCAAGGCGCTCGACCTCTCGGGCAATGCGCTCGCCGGAGAGATCCCGGAGAGCCTCGGGAACCTCACCGCAACGCTCAAGTTCTTCAACGTCTCCTACAACAACCTCTCCGGCGCGGTGCCGGCCTCGCTCGCCCAGAAGTTTGGCCCCACCTCCTTCGCCGGTAACATACTGCTCTGCGGCTACTCTGCTTCTTCGCCGCCCTGCCCCGTGTCCCCGTCTCCGGCGCCGGCGTCAACCTCGCAGGGGGCAACCGGGCGCCACGGCCTCCGCAAGTTCAGCACCAAGGAGCTGGCATTGATCATCGCCGGGATCGTGATCGGCGTCCTCATCCTGCTGTCGCTCTGCTGCCTCCTGCTCTGCTTACTGACAAGGAAGAAGAAGTCCAGCACTGGCACCGGAGCACGGAGCGGGAAGCAGGCGTCAAGCAAGgacgccgccggcgccggcgccgctgCTGCAGCTGCCGGGCGAGGCGAGAAGCCGGGGGCGTCCGAGGCGGAGTCCGGCGGCGACGTGGGCGGCAAGCTGGTGCACTTCGACGGGCCGCTGGCGTTCACGGCCGACGACCTGCTGTGCGCCACCGCGGAGATCATGGGGAAGAGCACGTACGGCACGGTGTACAAGGCGACGCTGGAGGACGGTAGCCTGGTGGCCGTGAAGCGGCTGCGGGAGAAGATCACCAAGGGGCAGAAGGAGTtcgaggcggaggcggcggcgctcggcaAGGTCCGGCATCCCAACCTGCTCTCGCTCAGGGCCTACTACCTCGGCCCCAAGGGGGAGAAGCTGCTCGTCTTCGATTACATTCCCAAGGGCAGCCTCTCCGCCTTCTTGCACG CTCGAGCTCCCAACACGCCGGTGGACTGGGCGACGAGGATGGCGATCGCCAAGGGGACGGCCCGCGGGCTCGCCTACCTCCACGACGACATGAACATCCTCCACGGCAACCTCACCGGCAGCAACGTGCTCCTCGACGACGACTCCAGCCCCAAGATCGCCGACATCGGGCTGTCCCGCCTCATGACGGCCGCGGCCAACTCGAGCGTGCTCGCCGCGGCGGGCGCGCTGGGGTACCGCGCGCCGGAGCTGTCCAAGCTCAAGAAGGCCAGCGGCAAGACGGACGTGTACAGCCTCGGCGTCATCATCCTGGAGCTCCTCACCGGCAAGTCCCCCGCCGACACGACCAACGGCATGGACCTGCCGCAGTGGGTGGGGTCCATCGTGAAGGAGGAGTGGACCAACGAGGTGTTCGACCTGGAGCTGATGCGGGACACGGCCGCCGGCCCGGAGGGGGACGAGCTCATGGACACGCTCAAGCTCGGGCTGCAGTGCGTCGAGGCCTCGCCGTCGGCCCGGCCCGAGGCGCGGGAGGTGCTGCGGCAGCTTGAGGAGATCCGGCCCgggccggagggcggcgccggcgccggaCCGAGCGAGGAAGGCCATGTTGGTTCTGCAAGCAACGAGTAG